From Diospyros lotus cultivar Yz01 chromosome 4, ASM1463336v1, whole genome shotgun sequence, a single genomic window includes:
- the LOC127800056 gene encoding cyclin-D4-1-like isoform X2, translated as MADKSFGSAASNLLCTDDSSELLTGPPLQSEESFYLMIESEKHHLPRDDYLKRLRTGGPDLGMRRQAVDWIWKVHAHFSFRPLSFCLSMNYLDRFLSAFELPRGQAWPVQLLAVACLSLGIKMEETTVPLSVDLQVGEPQFVFEGKTIQRMELLVLSTLNWKMQCHTPFSFLDYFLRKINGDFMSSSLASRSAQLILSTAKGIDFLEFRPSEIAAAVAISVSNHAQAVAIHKAMPCFLYVEKGKALKCAELIQDMALMSGLPTANAPASSSVAPLISHSPVRVLDSAACLSYKTDDLATVNGSYADSSSDQSRQ; from the exons ATGGCTGACAAAAGCTTTGGTTCTGCAGCCTCAAACCTTCTCTGTACAGATGATTCATCCGAGCTTTTGACTGGTCCGCCATTGCAGAGTGAAGAGAGTTTCTATCTGATGATTGAGAGTGAGAAACATCATTTGCCCCGAGATGATTATCTCAAGAGATTGAGAACTGGGGGGccggatttgggtatgagaAGACAGGCTGTTGACTGGATTTGGAAG GTTCATGCCCATTTCAGTTTCAGACCATTGAGTTTTTGCCTGTCTATGAACTATTTGGATCGGTTCCTATCGGCTTTCGAACTCCCT AGAGGTCAAGCTTGGCCAGTACAATTGTTAGCCGTGGCCTGTTTATCTCTGGGAATCAAAATGGAGGAGACCACAGTGCCTCTTTCTGTAGATTTACAG GTGGGTGAACCCCAGTTTGTATTTGAAGGTAAAACCATACAAAGGATGGAGCTTCTGGTGTTGAGCACTTTGAACTGGAAAATGCAGTGTCACACCCCATTTTCTTTCCTAGACTACTTTCTCAGAAAGATCAATGGCGATTTTATGTCAAGTTCTCTGGCCTCTAGATCGGCTCAACTCATATTAAGCACGGCAAAAG GTATCGACTTCTTGGAGTTCAGGCCATCTGAGATTGCTGCAGCAGTGGCCATATCAGTTTCGAACCATGCACAAGCAGTGGCCATTCACAAGGCAATGCCCTGTTTCCTATATGTAGAGAAG GGAAAAGCGCTCAAGTGCGCTGAGTTGATCCAAGACATGGCGTTGATGAGCGGGTTGCCTACTGCCAATGCGCCGGCTTCTTCCTCGGTTGCTCCATTGATTTCCCACAGCCCGGTGCGGGTGTTGGATTCTGCTGCGTGCTTGAGCTATAAAACTGATGATCTAGCAACGGTTAATGGTTCGTATGCAGATTCTTCTTCTGATCAAAGCCGACAATGA
- the LOC127800056 gene encoding cyclin-D4-1-like isoform X1 codes for MADKSFGSAASNLLCTDDSSELLTGPPLQSEESFYLMIESEKHHLPRDDYLKRLRTGGPDLGMRRQAVDWIWKVHAHFSFRPLSFCLSMNYLDRFLSAFELPRGQAWPVQLLAVACLSLGIKMEETTVPLSVDLQVGEPQFVFEGKTIQRMELLVLSTLNWKMQCHTPFSFLDYFLRKINGDFMSSSLASRSAQLILSTAKASAGIDFLEFRPSEIAAAVAISVSNHAQAVAIHKAMPCFLYVEKGKALKCAELIQDMALMSGLPTANAPASSSVAPLISHSPVRVLDSAACLSYKTDDLATVNGSYADSSSDQSRQ; via the exons ATGGCTGACAAAAGCTTTGGTTCTGCAGCCTCAAACCTTCTCTGTACAGATGATTCATCCGAGCTTTTGACTGGTCCGCCATTGCAGAGTGAAGAGAGTTTCTATCTGATGATTGAGAGTGAGAAACATCATTTGCCCCGAGATGATTATCTCAAGAGATTGAGAACTGGGGGGccggatttgggtatgagaAGACAGGCTGTTGACTGGATTTGGAAG GTTCATGCCCATTTCAGTTTCAGACCATTGAGTTTTTGCCTGTCTATGAACTATTTGGATCGGTTCCTATCGGCTTTCGAACTCCCT AGAGGTCAAGCTTGGCCAGTACAATTGTTAGCCGTGGCCTGTTTATCTCTGGGAATCAAAATGGAGGAGACCACAGTGCCTCTTTCTGTAGATTTACAG GTGGGTGAACCCCAGTTTGTATTTGAAGGTAAAACCATACAAAGGATGGAGCTTCTGGTGTTGAGCACTTTGAACTGGAAAATGCAGTGTCACACCCCATTTTCTTTCCTAGACTACTTTCTCAGAAAGATCAATGGCGATTTTATGTCAAGTTCTCTGGCCTCTAGATCGGCTCAACTCATATTAAGCACGGCAAAAG CTAGTGCAGGTATCGACTTCTTGGAGTTCAGGCCATCTGAGATTGCTGCAGCAGTGGCCATATCAGTTTCGAACCATGCACAAGCAGTGGCCATTCACAAGGCAATGCCCTGTTTCCTATATGTAGAGAAG GGAAAAGCGCTCAAGTGCGCTGAGTTGATCCAAGACATGGCGTTGATGAGCGGGTTGCCTACTGCCAATGCGCCGGCTTCTTCCTCGGTTGCTCCATTGATTTCCCACAGCCCGGTGCGGGTGTTGGATTCTGCTGCGTGCTTGAGCTATAAAACTGATGATCTAGCAACGGTTAATGGTTCGTATGCAGATTCTTCTTCTGATCAAAGCCGACAATGA
- the LOC127800737 gene encoding GLABRA2 expression modulator-like → MEPRSGEPKAEPKQPPEADLRSGQDRDHNSDPSKEGDATVAKTNREAQTQQLDDHRPNPGGNGGENRSDRVDDKLDMNSGSRSQKSVQWSQELVEPRSSTAPSFIESLITARNVLGRWGRRVREATRMAEDLAGNTWQHLKTAPSFTDAALGRIAQGTKILAEGGYEKVFRQTFETVPEEQLQSSYACYLSTTVGPVMGILYVSTAKLAFCSDNPMPYKDGGKTEWSYYQVIIPFDELKAVNPSAGSAEKYIQIVSVDNQEFWYMGFLYYDGAVKCLEDVLQACNLADNGVSPSSTNHTEGCAS, encoded by the exons ATGGAGCCGCGGAGCGGGGAGCCGAAGGCAGAACCGAAGCAGCCGCCCGAGGCGGATCTGAGGTCGGGCCAGGATCGAGATCATAACTCCGATCCGAGCAAGGAGGGCGATGCAACCGTTGCTAAGACGAATCGTGAGGCCCAGACGCAACAACTTGATGATCATCGTCCCAACCCTGGCGGAAATGGCGGTGAAAATAGGAGTGATCGCGTCGATGATAAATTGGATATGAACAGCGGTAGTCGATCGCAGAAATCGGTGCAATGGAGCCAGGAATTGGTCGAACCTCGTTCCTCGACTGCGCCTTCCTTCATTG AGTCGCTGATTACTGCTCGAAATGTACTGGGGAGATGGGGAAGGAGAGTTAGAGAAGCAACAAGGATGGCAGAGGATCTTGCTGGAAACACTTGGCAACACT TGAAAACTGCCCCCAGTTTTACTGATGCTGCCTTGGGTAGAATTGCTCAAGGAACAAAGATTCTGGCTGAAGGTGGTTATGAGAAAGTTTTTAGACAAACTTTTGAGACGGTTCCCGAGGAGCAACTTCAAAGTTCATATGCGTGTTACTTATCCACCACTGTGGGTCCAGTGATGGGAATTTTATATGTATCTACAGCAAAACTTGCATTTTGCAGTGATAATCCAATGCCATATAAAGATGGTGGCAAGACTGAATGGAGCTATTATCAG GTAATCATCCCTTTTGATGAGCTTAAAGCAGTTAACCCTTCAGCAGGCAGTGCTGAAAAGTACATCCAGATTGTCTCTGTTGATAACCAAGAGTTTTGGTACATGGGCTTTCTATACTATGATGGTGCCGTCAAGTGCCTGGAGGATGTTCTCCAAGCTTGCAACTTAGCCGATAATGGTGTCTCGCCTTCGAGCACTAATCACACAGAAGGATGTGCTTCGTGA
- the LOC127800512 gene encoding zinc-finger homeodomain protein 5-like, with amino-acid sequence MIGEVVAMNQEMLPVDSSSPAGTLMKYTSYMECQKNHAAAIGRTEHDGCQEFLATGPEGTPEALKCAACHCHRNFHRRQLNAVTPTSKHDAFPPAAHRSLPPHLQFVALYGPPPGFQFPLGLPEPPNGKERGGGGGRGSRDFEEQEEIANSTTDTDSNNNAVNKAPQKRFRTRFSREQREKMLGLAEEIGWRTRKEHKEAMRQLCEEIGVTPHVFKVWVKNNKTTLRKKP; translated from the coding sequence ATGATTGGTGAGGTAGTAGCAATGAATCAAGAGATGCTTCCGGTCGACAGCTCCTCGCCGGCCGGAACGCTGATGAAGTACACCAGCTACATGGAATGCCAAAAGAACCACGCCGCAGCCATCGGACGCACTGAACATGATGGCTGCCAAGAGTTCCTAGCCACCGGCCCTGAAGGCACCCCCGAAGCCCTCAAGTGCGCCGCTTGCCACTGCCACCGCAACTTCCACCGGAGGCAATTAAATGCGGTCACCCCCACTAGCAAGCACGACGCGTTCCCGCCAGCAGCCCACCGCAGCCTTCCTCCCCACCTGCAATTCGTGGCGCTTTACGGGCCCCCACCTGGATTCCAGTTTCCGCTGGGGTTACCGGAGCCGCCCAATGGCAAAGAGcgaggcggaggcggaggcagAGGGTCGCGTGATTTTGAAGAGCAAGAAGAGATAGCGAACTCCACCACCGACACCGACAGCAACAACAACGCCGTTAATAAGGCCCCCCAAAAAAGGTTTCGAACCAGATTCAGCAGAGAGCAGAGGGAGAAGATGCTGGGTTTGGCGGAGGAGATTGGATGGAGGACTAGGAAGGAGCACAAGGAAGCGATGCGCCAGTTGTGCGAGGAGATCGGTGTGACGCCGCATGTCTTCAAGGTTTGGGTGAAAAACAACAAGACCACCCTGCGCAAGAAACCCTAG